In Oncorhynchus clarkii lewisi isolate Uvic-CL-2024 chromosome 16, UVic_Ocla_1.0, whole genome shotgun sequence, one genomic interval encodes:
- the LOC139367743 gene encoding V-type proton ATPase subunit S1-like protein has translation MAAHAFLLLSSALLSALSQPTLSFDQVPALLERSTEVDYVTEVAYPAVRIRAGGIDGMSLVAEGYVPTEESTLKRLLKRDSWHHLNQHGHDKGKRKLLQSPIFGPYSPLSVAYNGKTCILFKAKRLAVRYKNHTFIDLTEKTFGPNAPVDTKGSICTKEKATLSLKFGDVEDLRGLVIRLQMSNTFYESAGQNWFTLDSVHIHYNWTHEATFNASEVYAPATSSYHCQHVSSQHKYDTLLVPSSHTDTSANWHITFTDFQIQAFNVMSDKFASASDCATFLTPAILMGLVTSLILLLVLAYALHMVVHLKHIDRYEEHKAMVYFPRRLSKALERRASQQYELPDKNCL, from the exons CACAGAAGTCGACTATGTTACAGAGGTCGCATACCCAGCTGTGAGAATCAGAGCGG gTGGTATTGATGGAATGAGCTTGGTGGCTGAGGGTTATGTGCCCACTGAGGAAAGCACACTCAAAAGATTACTGAAG cgGGACAGCTGGCACCACCTCAACCAGCATGGCCATGACAAAGGCAAGAGAAAGCTGCTCCAGTCCCCCATATTTGGGCCCTACTCTCCTCTGAGCGTGGCCTACAATGGCAAGACCTGCATCCTGTTCAAAGCCAAGCGCCTGGCCGTCCGCTACAAGAACCACACCTTCATAGACCTGACGGAGAAGACCTTCGGACCCAACGCCCCTGTGGACACCAAGGGATCCATCTGCACCAAGGAGAAGGCTAC GCTATCACTGAAATTTGGCGATGTGGAGGACCTCAGGGGACTTGTTATCAGGTTGCAGATGTCCAACACGTTCTATGAGTCGGCAGGGCAGAACTGGTTCACCTTAGACAGCGTCCACATCCACTACAACTGGACCCATGAGGCTACATTCAACGCCAGCGAGGTGTACGCCCCCGCCACCTCCTCCTATCACTGCcagcatgtcagcagtcagcaCAAATATGACACCCTCCTGGTGCCCAGCTCACACACCGACACCTCAGCTAACTGGCACATCACGTTTACTGACTTCCAG atccagGCGTTCAACGTCATGTCTGATAAGTTTGCGTCGGCCAGCGACTGTGCCACCTTCCTGACCCCAGCCATACTGATGGGCCTGGTGACCTCTCTGATCCTGCTGTTGGTGCTGGCCTACGCTCTGCACATGGTGGTGCACCTCAAACACATCGACCGCTATGAGGAACATAAAGCTATGGTGTATTTCCCACGCAGGCTGAGCAAAGCTCTAGAGCGTAGGGCCTCACAGCAGTACGAGCTACCTGACAAGAACTGCCTGTga